Proteins co-encoded in one Streptococcus parauberis NCFD 2020 genomic window:
- a CDS encoding HAD family hydrolase produces the protein MSEADTYLSGLLISEFQAQDIADIKHQLLIDGYAHVTLMKNAKKTIEKLAEMGFQLYAITSNYKQIAEIGLRSAGIFDYFTDVLSVMDTVFEDKHAAYFQYIANEYHFDLEKIPLVEDSISNLKLAKSVNMKTIYYQNNLYTIKPEDYSEVDIILNDLSELPAIIEKHL, from the coding sequence ATGTCTGAGGCTGATACTTATCTTTCTGGTTTACTTATCTCCGAATTTCAGGCACAAGACATTGCTGATATAAAGCATCAATTATTAATCGATGGTTATGCTCATGTAACTTTAATGAAGAATGCTAAAAAAACAATCGAAAAGCTAGCTGAAATGGGATTTCAACTATACGCCATTACAAGTAACTACAAGCAGATCGCAGAAATTGGTTTGCGATCAGCTGGTATCTTTGATTATTTTACAGATGTCTTAAGTGTTATGGATACAGTTTTTGAGGATAAACATGCTGCCTATTTTCAATATATTGCAAATGAATATCATTTTGACTTAGAAAAAATTCCTTTAGTTGAGGATTCTATTTCAAATTTGAAATTAGCAAAATCTGTTAATATGAAAACAATCTACTATCAAAATAACTTGTATACCATAAAACCAGAGGATTATTCAGAGGTTGACATCATTTTGAATGATTTATCTGAATTACCTGCTATTATAGAAAAACATTTGTGA
- a CDS encoding L-lactate MFS transporter has protein sequence MKKTNRYIVATAGVVLHLMLGSTYAWSVYRNPIMMETGWQQSSVAFAFSLAIFCLGMSAAFMGKLVEKFGPRLTGTISAILYAGGTMLTGLAVANHQLWLLYLGYGVVGGLGLGAGYITPVSTIIKWFPDKRGLATGLAIMGFGFASLLTSPIAQYLINHRGLVNTFYILGLVYFVIMLISSQFIKKPNPEEFQQLVDKSKDKSATDLTNGMSASQALKTKEFYILWLILFINIACGLGLISVVAPMAQDVAGMSVEAAAVVVGLMGVFNGFGRLLWASLSDFIGRPLTFVILFIVNVLMSFFLIIFHIPFLFVLSMAILMTCYGAGFSLIPPYLSDIFGAKELATLHGYILTAWGIAALVGPMLLSMIFEMTKSYTNTLVVFIGLFLLALSISVWLKNSLATDKKESLVEIK, from the coding sequence GTGAAAAAGACAAATAGATATATCGTAGCTACTGCAGGAGTAGTTCTTCATTTAATGCTCGGATCGACTTATGCATGGAGTGTTTATCGTAATCCAATTATGATGGAAACTGGTTGGCAACAATCTTCAGTCGCATTTGCTTTTTCTTTAGCAATCTTCTGTTTAGGAATGTCTGCTGCCTTTATGGGAAAACTAGTTGAAAAGTTTGGTCCGCGTCTTACAGGTACTATTTCAGCAATTCTATATGCAGGTGGCACGATGCTTACAGGACTAGCTGTCGCTAACCACCAATTATGGTTACTTTACCTGGGCTATGGTGTTGTTGGTGGACTTGGTTTAGGAGCTGGTTATATTACTCCTGTATCGACCATTATAAAATGGTTTCCTGATAAAAGAGGCTTGGCTACAGGATTAGCAATTATGGGATTTGGATTTGCTTCATTACTTACAAGTCCAATTGCCCAATACTTAATTAATCATCGAGGACTAGTTAATACTTTTTATATATTAGGTTTAGTATATTTTGTAATTATGCTAATTTCATCGCAATTTATCAAAAAACCAAATCCTGAAGAGTTTCAACAATTAGTTGACAAAAGTAAGGATAAATCAGCAACTGATTTGACAAATGGAATGTCTGCTAGCCAAGCATTAAAAACAAAAGAATTCTATATTTTATGGTTAATTTTATTTATTAATATTGCCTGTGGACTAGGTCTTATTTCTGTAGTAGCTCCAATGGCACAAGATGTTGCTGGAATGTCTGTCGAAGCTGCAGCTGTAGTTGTTGGCTTAATGGGGGTTTTCAATGGTTTTGGTCGTTTATTATGGGCTAGCCTTTCAGATTTTATTGGCCGTCCCTTAACATTTGTCATTCTATTCATTGTTAATGTCCTCATGTCATTCTTCTTAATTATCTTCCATATACCATTTCTATTTGTCCTATCAATGGCAATTTTAATGACATGTTATGGTGCAGGCTTCTCTCTTATCCCTCCTTATTTGAGTGATATTTTCGGAGCGAAAGAATTGGCAACCCTTCATGGCTATATCTTAACTGCTTGGGGAATCGCTGCGCTTGTAGGACCAATGTTATTATCTATGATTTTTGAAATGACTAAGAGTTATACTAATACCTTAGTGGTCTTCATCGGCTTGTTTCTACTGGCTTTATCAATTTCTGTCTGGTTGAAGAATAGTTTAGCGACAGATAAAAAAGAAAGCTTAGTAGAAATAAAATAA
- a CDS encoding HAD family hydrolase — MKEFIIFDMDGVIVDSEYTFLSSKTQMLLDRGIDTDESYQYQFMGTTFEFMWQKMKTECQLDDSVETLINEMNDRREEMISRDGVKAIQHTPEFIKYLHEKGYPLAVASSSPRQDIERNLKALKLDHVFDVLVSGEEVEHSKPSPDVFVKAAQLLGAPVEACIVFEDTKNGSLAAKAAGMTCVGFANPGYPKQDLSACDKLISSFKEAYEMF, encoded by the coding sequence ATGAAAGAATTTATTATTTTTGATATGGATGGAGTCATTGTTGATTCCGAATACACTTTTTTAAGCAGTAAAACACAAATGCTATTAGATAGAGGTATTGATACAGATGAATCTTATCAATACCAATTCATGGGAACCACATTTGAATTCATGTGGCAAAAAATGAAAACTGAATGTCAGCTAGATGATTCAGTGGAAACCTTAATTAATGAAATGAATGATCGTAGAGAAGAGATGATTTCTAGGGATGGCGTTAAAGCAATCCAACATACACCAGAATTTATCAAGTATTTACATGAAAAAGGCTACCCTTTAGCAGTTGCTTCTTCCTCACCCAGACAAGATATTGAGCGCAACTTAAAGGCGCTTAAACTTGACCATGTTTTTGATGTGTTAGTCAGTGGAGAAGAAGTAGAACACTCAAAACCTTCACCAGATGTTTTTGTGAAAGCTGCACAATTATTAGGTGCACCAGTTGAAGCTTGTATTGTATTTGAGGATACTAAGAATGGAAGCTTAGCAGCCAAGGCAGCGGGAATGACCTGTGTTGGCTTTGCTAACCCTGGTTATCCCAAACAAGACTTATCAGCTTGTGACAAACTGATATCCAGCTTTAAAGAAGCGTATGAAATGTTTTGA
- the pepF gene encoding oligoendopeptidase F, protein MTDNRSHLDEKYTWDLSTIFKTDEEFETELKVLNQDADAAQKYAGHLLDSSKMLFEITNSQLELARRIEKVYVYASMKNDQDTTVAKYQEYQAKASSLYAKFGQVFSFYEPEFMTMSTEQLDTFKAEESQLELYNHYFEKLLKYKEHVLSQREEELLAGAQEIFNGAEETFSILDNADLIFPIVKDDNGKEVEITHGNFISLMESKDRNVRKAAYEAMYSTYEQFQHTYAKTLQTNVKVQNYQARVHKYDSARQAAMSANFIPEAVYDTLLSSVNKHLPLLHRYLKLRQEVLGLDELKMYDVYTPLSETNLDMTYDEAIEKVQTVLEVFGKEYSDRVNRAFTERWIDVHVNKGKRSGAYSGGSYDTNAFMLLNWQDNLDNLYTLIHETGHSLHSTLTRENQPYVYGDYSIFLAEIASTTNENILTEALLKEVADDKTRFAILNNYLDGFRGSVFRQTQFAEFEHAIHQADQNGEVLTSEYINNLYAELNQKYYGLAKEDNHFIQYEWARIPHFYYNYYVYQYSTGFAAASYLANKIVHGSQEDIDAYLSYLKAGNSDYPLEVIAKAGVDMTQEDYLDQAFAVFEARLTELEELVAKGAHK, encoded by the coding sequence TTATTAGATTCAAGTAAAATGTTGTTTGAAATTACGAATAGTCAGCTTGAATTGGCGCGTCGCATTGAAAAAGTCTATGTTTATGCATCAATGAAAAACGATCAAGATACTACCGTAGCCAAATATCAAGAGTATCAAGCAAAAGCATCTAGTTTATATGCAAAATTTGGGCAAGTTTTCTCATTTTATGAGCCTGAATTTATGACCATGTCAACTGAACAATTAGATACTTTTAAAGCTGAAGAAAGTCAATTGGAACTTTACAATCACTACTTTGAAAAATTATTAAAATATAAAGAGCATGTTTTGTCTCAACGTGAGGAAGAACTTTTAGCTGGTGCACAAGAAATCTTTAATGGGGCAGAAGAAACATTTAGTATTTTGGATAATGCCGATTTGATATTCCCAATTGTGAAAGATGATAATGGTAAGGAAGTTGAAATCACACATGGTAACTTTATCAGTTTGATGGAATCAAAAGATCGTAATGTGCGCAAAGCTGCTTATGAAGCAATGTATAGTACTTATGAACAATTTCAACATACTTACGCCAAAACACTTCAAACAAATGTAAAAGTACAAAACTATCAAGCGCGTGTTCATAAATATGACTCTGCTCGCCAAGCAGCAATGTCTGCAAATTTCATTCCTGAAGCAGTTTATGACACTTTACTTTCATCAGTAAATAAACATTTACCATTATTACATCGTTACTTGAAATTAAGACAAGAAGTTCTTGGTTTGGATGAACTTAAAATGTATGATGTTTATACACCATTATCTGAGACAAATCTTGATATGACATATGATGAAGCAATTGAGAAAGTACAAACTGTTTTAGAAGTGTTTGGTAAGGAATATTCAGACCGAGTAAATCGTGCATTCACAGAACGTTGGATTGATGTTCATGTTAATAAAGGTAAACGTTCAGGTGCCTATTCAGGTGGATCATATGATACAAATGCATTTATGCTACTTAACTGGCAAGATAATCTTGATAACCTTTATACACTGATTCATGAAACTGGCCACAGCCTACATTCAACTTTAACTAGAGAAAATCAACCATATGTTTATGGTGATTATAGTATCTTCTTGGCAGAAATTGCATCGACAACAAATGAAAATATTTTAACTGAAGCTCTCTTGAAAGAAGTAGCTGATGATAAAACTCGTTTTGCCATTTTAAATAATTATTTGGATGGCTTTAGAGGTTCTGTTTTCCGTCAAACTCAATTTGCTGAGTTTGAGCATGCGATTCACCAAGCTGATCAAAATGGTGAAGTCTTAACAAGTGAATACATTAATAATTTATACGCCGAACTTAATCAAAAATATTATGGACTAGCTAAAGAAGATAATCATTTTATTCAATATGAGTGGGCTAGAATTCCACATTTCTACTATAATTATTATGTTTATCAATACTCAACTGGTTTTGCTGCGGCAAGCTATTTAGCAAATAAAATTGTCCATGGAAGTCAAGAAGATATTGATGCTTATCTGTCATATTTGAAAGCAGGAAATTCTGATTACCCATTAGAAGTCATTGCCAAAGCAGGTGTTGATATGACTCAAGAAGACTACTTGGATCAAGCATTCGCTGTTTTTGAAGCACGATTAACTGAATTAGAAGAATTAGTTGCTAAAGGCGCGCACAAATAA